The following is a genomic window from Hymenobacter gelipurpurascens.
GCAGCCAGCGTGGCAGCCCGGGCCGGCAGCGGCGCCATTTCGCTGGTAAGCGAAGAGGCCTGCCACACGGGTACCCGGCGCGTAAAGAAGGTTTCTTCGCCGGCGTTGCGCATCCAGCTGGTGTAGGCCCGCAGCGTGTACACGCCCTGCGTAAGCGTATCGGGCAGCACAATGTCGCCTTCGGCGAGGCCGCCGCGCAACGCCAGCGTCCGCCGGAAAACTACCTGGCGGGTGGGCGTCACCATATCCACGTACAGCACCCGGCTCAGCGAGTCGAGCTGATGGGTTTGGTCGTGCACTACATAGGCCTTGAACCAGAGCGTTTCGCCGGAGGCATAGGCCGCCTGGTTGGTATGCAGGTAGCTGATTTCGGGCTGAGCTGTGGTATAAAAGGTTTGCAGCCGGGTAAGGATCTGGCCTAGCGGCACACTATCAGCGGCCTGGAAAGCGGCACTACCCGCCCCAACCAACGCCAGTGCGGCCACAACCGGCCAGCCCCCGCGACGGGTGAAAAATAGCTTCATTTGGAATAAATTAATACTGAATAGTCAGGCTAAAGATGAGAATTAAACTGGGCATTACAGGTGGCCTAGGCCACTAGAAAATCCGCCGCTGGGGCATGCAACCATTTGGCTGGGTAGCCCCTCTATCCTGTACGGCATTCGGGCCGCTATTGCGCTCTTCCTCCTCCTTCCTATCTTTCGTGTATGCTCCGTTCTGTACTCCCGTTTTTGGCCCTTGTGCTCTCACTCAGCTTCAGTAGCTGCACCAAAGACGATGCGCCCGTACCGGCGCCGGTGTACCTGCTGGATCAGCGCTGGCTACTGACGGAGATGAACGGCCGCCTGGCCCCTGCTTCGGCTATTACCAACCTCAAGCTGCCTTCTTCCAGCAGCAACTACGAAGGGCGCGCCTACTGCAACCAGTATTTTGGTCAGTATGAGTTGATTGCCGGCTCGCCGATGTTGCGCTTCACTTCTCAAGGCAGCACCTATGCTACCTGCAATCTGCAGGAGGAGGAACTGCAATATCTGGAGCTGCTGCGCCAGACTACTCGCTACGTCATCAGCAACCACACCCTGCGCCTCTACGGTGCCCAGGATGCCGTGCCGCTGCTGGTGTTTAAAGTAGCGGAGTAGAGGATGCTTATAAAGCTTTGAAAGGGCGCTTTGATGTGCGCTTTGCCTGAGCCAACACAGTTGATATACTGGCCTAGAAGCCTACATTCAATACCAGCCCCTGCAGTTCCCATTGCTTCGTCTGGGAGTTGTAAAACGTCCGGACGCCGGCTTCTAGCGGGGTGCGCAGGCGCAAAGGGTTGAACACGAACGACAGGTCGAAGCCGGTGGAGTAGTCGTTCTGGCTGATGCGGCGGGTGCCGCTGGGTACCGCTGGATCTGCAACCTCGCTGCTACCGTGGGCGCGGTCGTAGAACGCCACGCCTTTGAGGCGCTGCACAT
Proteins encoded in this region:
- a CDS encoding META domain-containing protein, which translates into the protein MLRSVLPFLALVLSLSFSSCTKDDAPVPAPVYLLDQRWLLTEMNGRLAPASAITNLKLPSSSSNYEGRAYCNQYFGQYELIAGSPMLRFTSQGSTYATCNLQEEELQYLELLRQTTRYVISNHTLRLYGAQDAVPLLVFKVAE